A region from the Triticum urartu cultivar G1812 chromosome 1, Tu2.1, whole genome shotgun sequence genome encodes:
- the LOC125529946 gene encoding uncharacterized protein LOC125529946, with translation MAPPYSSPSSPWRCPTLPLPPHGAALPFPFLPMAPPLSCPSSYGVALLLHFLPIVDVADVDGGAKDDGLAGVQGGVCGVAKNDGRHTTASSPIVTLLPPLPDPISGQRHHTRPKMVVEGDAAPTRRGYGGGGAAVNFCP, from the exons ATGGCGCCGCCCTACTCTTCCCCTTCCTCCCCATGGCGCTGCCCTACCCTTCCCCTTCCTCCCCATGGCGCTGCCCTACCCTTCCCCTTCCTTCCCATGGCGCCACCTCTCTCCTGCCCTTCTTCCTATGGCGTCgcccttctcctccacttcctcccCATAGTCGATGTTGCTGATGTGGATGGCGGGGCCAAGGACGACGGACTGGCTGGTGTCCAGGGCGGCGTGTGCGGTGTGGCCAAGAACGACGGCCGGCACACCACGGCATCCTCCCCAATCGTCACGCTGCTCCCTCCCCTACCAGATCCAATCTCGGGTCAACGCCATCATACGAG ACCAAAAATGGTTGTAGAAGGAGATGCAGCTCCTACAAGGAGAG GTTATGGGGGTGGGGGAGCTGCTGTAAATTTTTGCCCATAA
- the LOC125533145 gene encoding cucumber peeling cupredoxin-like, translating to MERSKGCLSLLLLAAVVASFIAGSSAGIYHIVGAGKGWQMAPNRTYYGEWARTRNISVGDKLMFLYRSGVYNIVEVPTRDLFDGCSMRNITNRYQNGPTIIELIPPAGPRYYFCGVGKHCEEGQKLKIYVAPFAPSRTQNDDQAEEPDDDGDVMSGSPAPAAVPLLALAACLLALSLLLLM from the exons ATGGAGAGGAGCAAAGGCTGCCTCTCGCTGCTCCTCCTCGCGGCCGTGGTGGCGTCCTTCATCGCCGGCTCGTCGGCGGGCATCTACCACATCGTCGGCGCCGGCAAGGGCTGGCAGATGGCCCCCAACCGGACCTACTACGGGGAATGGGCCCGCACCCGGAACATCAGCGTGGGCGACAAGCTCA TGTTCCTGTACCGGAGCGGGGTGTACAACATCGTGGAGGTGCCGACCCGGGACCTGTTCGACGGGTGCAGCATGCGCAACATCACCAACCGGTACCAGAACGGGCCCACCATCATCGAGCTCATCCCGCCCGCCGGCCCGCGCTACTACTTCTGCGGCGTCGGCAAGCACTGCGAGGAGGGCCAGAAGCTCAAGATCTACGTCGCCCCCTTCGCGCCCTCGCGCACGCAGAACGACGACCAGGCCGAAGAGCCCGACGACGACGGCGACGTCATGTCCGGCTCGCCCGCCCCCGCCGCCGTGCCGCTGCTCGCCCTCGCCGCCTGCTTGCTGGCGCTTTCGCTCCTGCTGCTGATGTAA
- the LOC125529974 gene encoding cucumber peeling cupredoxin-like: MASKAHLSFLLLAVVAASLAGPSAGIFHIVGAGKGWRIAPNQTYYADWARTRDIHVGDKLMFLYRSGVYDIVQVPTKELFDACSMDNVTMRYQLGPTIIKLDTPGPRYYFCGVGEHCEGGQKVAVNVSGDPAAPATATATAAPEAPAAAALPPASSTAQADAEQASSTAQAEATQASSTAQAEAAQASSLAPAEPAQALSTAQEELAQASTMEVDPAKLVDAKKKL; the protein is encoded by the exons ATGGCGAGCAAGGCCCACCTCTCCTTCCTGCTCCTCGCGGTCGTCGCGGCCTCCCTCGCCGGCCCGTCCGCCGGCATATTCCACATCGTCGGCGCCGGCAAGGGGTGGCGCATCGCCCCCAACCAGACCTACTACGCCGACTGGGCCCGCACCAGGGACATCCACGTCGGCGACAAGCTCA TGTTCCTGTACCGGAGCGGGGTGTACGACATCGTGCAGGTGCCGACCAAGGAGCTGTTCGACGCGTGCAGCATGGACAACGTCACCATGCGGTACCAGCTCGGCCCCACCATCATCAAGCTCGACACGCCCGGCCCGCGCTACTACTTCTGCGGCGTCGGCGAGCACTGCGAGGGGGGCCAGAAGGTCGCCGTCAACGTCTCCGGcgaccccgccgcccccgccaccgccaccgccaccgcagcccccgaggcgcCCGCCGCAGCGGCGCTGCCGCCGGCGTCGTCGACGGCGCAGGCGGATGCCGAGCAGGCGTCGTCGACGGCGCAGGCGGAGGCCACTCAGGCGTCATCGACGGCGCAGGCGGAGGCCGCTCAGGCGTCGTCGCTGGCGCCGGCGGAGCCCGCGCAGGCGTTGTCGACGGCGCAGGAGGAGCTCGCGCAGGCGTCGACGATGGAGGTGGACCCCGCGAAGCTTGTGGACGCCAAGAAGAAACTATAG
- the LOC125529957 gene encoding protein SUPPRESSOR OF PHYA-105 1-like isoform X2, whose protein sequence is MEGTRAAEAAGGGGDVQVKGGKESGQAAQQQHQQQQQQLLPTGSEPVEMPATPLPHAREIEWSEHFSFFNSMGTGTGTDGVMGTPSVGMSRSESSRPGSVTQQQRCLAGCNADERVEELTVRNCISSEAQQPAASAGGSTSSSGDRPAVMRGLWGNFTRMAWRTADAASREALAVSRGDIANLRNADLVSRENLAVSLGNGMGSQHIDASGKGMPFGRGENVNTEFSMSFGNQQQQHILSSRLNQSEQHILSSRLNESEQHDLSSRLNQSEQHVLSSLPNQSEQHVLSSRPNQSEQHVLSSRPNQSEQHVLSSRPNQSEQHLPSSRPNQSEQHIFSSRQNQSEQHIMSSRPNQSEQHIMSSRQNQSELHIMSSRPNQCELHIPSSRPNQSEQHIPSSRPNQSEQHILSSRPNQSEQHILSSRPNQSEQHILSSRPNQNEQRSERDNGLKVSSFSNRIIDQMRSKTLTPSSGVQGSPFKPVLKGKRVTYQGSREEIQVQANARPRAPMDKIPKIPSSTHDSVARLDGTLFSSGGNVSESQYEGTSLRELIKPARQAMSKFEKMQLFKQILDHVDKSHAQGVTLQQLRPSYFIISSPNQVRYTGSYSKQDLSTPAKPDMAADDVFNRKRCFDQKTLHQECNGNGHSILKYQKVGEQGSVAVRRPIHPFRTDHKGGNQSEGADLGALGQGNSSCTVGGRSKFGEPYYGGNASYGQRFPNYGNQESVLELRMLEDSWYRSPEELNQSKGTFPSNIYSLGVLLFELFCCCETWELHCAAMSDLRHRILPPIFLSESPKEAGFCLWLLHPDPFSRPKARDILGCDLINEGRDLSVLDKAPAAINEEDTESGLLLNFLSQLKEEKEMHAAKLSADLASLQTDIVEAERRHSLRMGFSLGDMDVPASSNDVPGTSSNVLRGASLSGLLTPPGRSGIYEERVMKNLQQLENAYYSTRSTIDTSETNVIKRSDNDALRVRENFNHSDADAMNGPTDRLGCFFDGLCKYARHSRFEVRGILKNADILNSPNVICSLSFDRDEEYFAAAGVSKKIKIFEFDALLNDRVDIHYPIVEMPSKSKLSCVCWNNYIKNYLASTDYDGTVQLWDASTGQGFTQFTEHRKRAWSVSFSEVDPTRLASGSDDCCVKVWNINQKNSVDTIRNVANVCCVQFSPYSSRMLAFGSADYKTYCYDLRHTRIPWCTISGHGKAVSYVRFLDAETLISASTDNTLKIWDLNRTNPNGLSTNACSLTLSGHTNEKNFVGLSVHDGYITCGSENNEVYSYYKSFPMPITSHKFGSIDPITGQETNDDNQQFVSSVCWRGRSNMVVAANSSGSIKVLELV, encoded by the exons ATGGAGGGGActcgggcggcggaggcggccggcggcggcggggatgtGCAGGTTAAGGGCGGCAAGGAGAGCGGCCAGGCCGCGCAGCAGCAacatcagcagcagcagcagcagctgctGCCGACGGGCAGCGAGCCGGTCGAGATGCCCGCCACGCCGCTGCCGCACGCCCGCGAAATCGAGTGGTCGGAGCATTTCTCCTTCTTCAACTCCATGGGCACCGGCACCGGCACGGACGGCGTGATGGGGACGCCCAGCGTCGGGATGTCGCGCTCCGAGTCGTCCAGGCCCGGCAGCGTCACCCAGCAGCAGCGCTGCCTGGCGGGCTGCAACGCCGACGAGAGGGTGGAGGAGCTCACCGTGAGGAACTGCATCAGCTCTGAGGCCCAGCAGCCTGCTGCCTCTGCCGGTGGGAGCACTAGCAGCAGTGGGGACAGGCCTGCCGTTATGCGGGGCCTCTGGGGTAACTTCACGCGCATGGCCTGGAGGACCGCCGATGCCGCTAGCAGGGAAGCCTTGGCGGTCAGCCGTGGTGACATTGCAAACTTGAGGAATGCTGATCTGGTCAGCAGGGAAAATTTGGCCGTCAGCCTTGGCAACGGCATGGGGTCTCAGCACATTGATGCTTCTGGCAAGGGAATGCCATTTGGCCGCGGCGAAAATGTCAATACGGAGTTCAGTATGTCATTTGgtaatcagcagcagcagcatatCTTGTCTTCACGGCTGAATCAGAGCGAGCAGCATATCTTGTCTTCACGGCTGAATGAGAGCGAGCAGCATGACCTGTCTTCACGGCTGAATCAGAGCGAGCAGCATGTCCTGTCTTCACTGCCGAATCAGAGCGAGCAGCATGTCCTGTCTTCACGGCCGAATCAGAGCGAGCAGCATGTCCTGTCTTCACGGCCGAATCAGAGCGAGCAGCATGTCCTGTCTTCACGGCCGAATCAGAGCGAGCAGCATCTCCCCTCTTCACGGCCGAACCAAAGCGAGCAGCATATCTTTTCTTCACGGCAGAACCAAAGCGAGCAGCATATCATGTCTTCACGGCCGAACCAAAGCGAGCAGCATATCATGTCTTCACGGCAGAATCAAAGTGAGCTGCATATCATGTCTTCACGGCCGAATCAATGTGAGCTGCATATCCCGTCTTCACGGCCGAATCAAAGTGAGCAGCATATCCCGTCTTCACGGCCGAATCAGAGCGAGCAGCATATCCTGTCTTCACGGCCGAATCAAAGCGAGCAGCATATCCTGTCTTCACGGCCGAATCAAAGCGAGCAGCATATCTTGTCTTCACGGCCGAATCAAA ATGAGCAGCGGTCTGAAAGGGATAATGGTCTGAAAGTGAGTAGCTTCTCAAATAGAATTATCGACCAGATGAGGAGTAAGACTTTGACACCTTCATCTGGGGTTCAGGGTTCCCCCTTTAAGCCTGTATTGAAGGGTAAAAGGGTTACCTACCAAGGTTCACGCGAGGAGATCCAAGTTCAAGCTAATGCAAGACCCAGAGCCCCTATGGATAAGATCCCTAAGATTCCTAGCTCAACACACGATTCTGTGGCCAGATTGGATGGTACACTTTTCAGCAGTGGTGGAAATGTTTCCGAATCTCAGTATGAAGGAACGAGCCTGAGGGAACTAATTAAGCCCGCACGCCAAGCGATGAGCAAGTTTGAGAAAATGCAGTTGTTCAAGCAGATCCTTGATCATGTAGACAAATCCCACGCACAGGGTGTAACCTTACAGCAGTTGCGACCGTCGTATTTTATAATATCATCCCCAAACCAAGTAAGGTATACCGGTTCTTACAGCAAACAAGATTTATCAACCCCAGCCAAACCGGATATGGCCGCAGATGATGTTTTTAACAGAAAACGATGCTTCGATCAGAAAACTTTGCACCAAGAGTGTAATGGCAATGGACATTCAATCCTGAAGTATCAGAAGGTTGGTGAACAAGGTTCTGTTGCCGTCAGGCGACCGATACATCCCTTCCGGACTGACCACAAAGGGGGCAACCAAAGTGAAGGTGCTGATCTAGGTGCTTTAGGACAGGGAAATTCTAGTTGCACCGTCGGAGGTCGTTCTAAGTTTGGCGAACCTTACTATGGCGGTAATGCATCTTATGGCCAACGTTTTCCTAATTATGGCAACCAAGAATCAGTACTTGAATTGAGGATGCTAGAAGATAGCTGGTACAGAAGCCCGGAAGAGCTCAATCAATCGAAAGGCACATTCCCATCCAACATCTACAGCCTTGGGGTTCTTTTATTTGAG CTCTTTTGCTGCTGTGAAACATGGGAGCTGCATTGTGCTGCAATGTCAGATCTTCGCCACCGGATCCTGCCTCCAATTTTTCTTTCAGAAAGTCCCAAGGAGGCTGGCTTCTGCCTTTGGCTATTGCATCCGGATCCTTTTTCTCGACCAAAAGCAAG AGACATTCTAGGATGTGACTTGATAAATGAGGGTCGGGATTTGTCGGTGTTAGATAAGGCGCCAGCTGCTATCAATGAGGAGGACACAGAGTCTGGTTTGTTATTGAATTTTCTGTCTCAACTGAAAGAAGAAAAGGAGATGCATGCTGCCAAGTTATCAGCAGATCTTGCAAGCTTGCAGACTGATATTGTAGAGGCTGAGAGAAGACACTCGTTGAGGATGGGGTTCAGTTTAGGGGACATGGATGTACCAGCAAGTTCTAATGATGTGCCAGGTACTTCATCAAATGTCCTGAGAGGGGCATCGTTGTCAGGTTTGCTAACACCACCAGGCAGGTCAGGCATATACGAGGAGAGGGTGATGAAGAATTTGCAGCAGCTTGAAAATGCATATTACTCCACGAGGTCCACCATTGACACATCTGAGACTAATGTAATTAAGCGTTCCGATAATGATGCTTTGAGGGTCCGTGAAAACTTTAACCACAGTGACGCCGATGCTATGAATGGGCCAACAGACCGCCTTGGATGCTTTTTTGATGGTCTATGCAAATATGCCCGGCATAGTAGGTTTGAAGTACGAGGGATTTTGAAGAATGCTGATATACTTAACTCTCCAAATGTGATCTGCTCTTTGAGTTTTGACCGTGATGAAGAATATTTTGCTGCTGCTGGGGTCTCAAAGAAAATCAAAATATTCGAATTCGATGCTCTTTTAAATGATCGTGTTGATATTCATTATCCTATAGTAGAGATGCCTAGCAAGTCCAAGCTTAGTTGTGTCTGTTGGAACAACTATATAAAGAACTACTTGGCATCAACAGACTATGATGGCACTGTTCAG CTATGGGATGCAAGCACTGGCCAAGGGTTCACACAGTTTACAGAGCATCGGAAAAGAGCTTGGTCTGTGAGTTTCTCAGAGGTGGATCCAACTAGATTGGCAAGTGGGAGTGACGATTGTTGCGTGAAAGTTTGGAATATTAACCAG AAAAATAGCGTGGACACAATCAGAAATGTGGCCAACGTATGCTGTGTACAGTTCTCGCCATACTCCTCTCGTATGTTAGCCTTTGGCTCAGCTGATTACAAGACATACTGTTATGATCTGAGGCATACAAGGATCCCCTGGTGTACCATTTCTGGACATGGGAAAGCTGTCAGCTATGTAAGATTCTTGGATGCAGAAACGCTTATATCTGCGTCAACTGACAATACCTTGAAGATATGGGATCTCAACCGGACTAATCCTAATGGATTATCTACTAATGCTTGCAGTCTGACATTGAGTGGTCATACCAACGAGAAG AATTTTGTAGGCTTATCCGTTCACGATGGATACATAACGTGCGGTTCTGAAAACAATGAA GTATATTCTTACTATAAAAGCTTTCCCATGCCAATAACTTCCCATAAGTTTGGTTCCATTGACCCAATAACCGGACAAGAGACGAATGATGATAATCAGCAGTTTGTGTCGAGCGTTTGCTGGAGAGGAAGGTCAAATATGGTGGTAGCCGCCAACTCTAGTGGGAGCATCAAAGTCCTTGAGCTTGTTTGA
- the LOC125529957 gene encoding protein SUPPRESSOR OF PHYA-105 1-like isoform X1 — MEGTRAAEAAGGGGDVQVKGGKESGQAAQQQHQQQQQQLLPTGSEPVEMPATPLPHAREIEWSEHFSFFNSMGTGTGTDGVMGTPSVGMSRSESSRPGSVTQQQRCLAGCNADERVEELTVRNCISSEAQQPAASAGGSTSSSGDRPAVMRGLWGNFTRMAWRTADAASREALAVSRGDIANLRNADLVSRENLAVSLGNGMGSQHIDASGKGMPFGRGENVNTEFSMSFGNQQQQHILSSRLNQSEQHILSSRLNESEQHDLSSRLNQSEQHVLSSLPNQSEQHVLSSRPNQSEQHVLSSRPNQSEQHVLSSRPNQSEQHLPSSRPNQSEQHIFSSRQNQSEQHIMSSRPNQSEQHIMSSRQNQSELHIMSSRPNQCELHIPSSRPNQSEQHIPSSRPNQSEQHILSSRPNQSEQHILSSRPNQSEQHILSSRPNQSEQHILSSRPNQNEQRSERDNGLKVSSFSNRIIDQMRSKTLTPSSGVQGSPFKPVLKGKRVTYQGSREEIQVQANARPRAPMDKIPKIPSSTHDSVARLDGTLFSSGGNVSESQYEGTSLRELIKPARQAMSKFEKMQLFKQILDHVDKSHAQGVTLQQLRPSYFIISSPNQVRYTGSYSKQDLSTPAKPDMAADDVFNRKRCFDQKTLHQECNGNGHSILKYQKVGEQGSVAVRRPIHPFRTDHKGGNQSEGADLGALGQGNSSCTVGGRSKFGEPYYGGNASYGQRFPNYGNQESVLELRMLEDSWYRSPEELNQSKGTFPSNIYSLGVLLFELFCCCETWELHCAAMSDLRHRILPPIFLSESPKEAGFCLWLLHPDPFSRPKARDILGCDLINEGRDLSVLDKAPAAINEEDTESGLLLNFLSQLKEEKEMHAAKLSADLASLQTDIVEAERRHSLRMGFSLGDMDVPASSNDVPGTSSNVLRGASLSGLLTPPGRSGIYEERVMKNLQQLENAYYSTRSTIDTSETNVIKRSDNDALRVRENFNHSDADAMNGPTDRLGCFFDGLCKYARHSRFEVRGILKNADILNSPNVICSLSFDRDEEYFAAAGVSKKIKIFEFDALLNDRVDIHYPIVEMPSKSKLSCVCWNNYIKNYLASTDYDGTVQLWDASTGQGFTQFTEHRKRAWSVSFSEVDPTRLASGSDDCCVKVWNINQKNSVDTIRNVANVCCVQFSPYSSRMLAFGSADYKTYCYDLRHTRIPWCTISGHGKAVSYVRFLDAETLISASTDNTLKIWDLNRTNPNGLSTNACSLTLSGHTNEKNFVGLSVHDGYITCGSENNEVYSYYKSFPMPITSHKFGSIDPITGQETNDDNQQFVSSVCWRGRSNMVVAANSSGSIKVLELV; from the exons ATGGAGGGGActcgggcggcggaggcggccggcggcggcggggatgtGCAGGTTAAGGGCGGCAAGGAGAGCGGCCAGGCCGCGCAGCAGCAacatcagcagcagcagcagcagctgctGCCGACGGGCAGCGAGCCGGTCGAGATGCCCGCCACGCCGCTGCCGCACGCCCGCGAAATCGAGTGGTCGGAGCATTTCTCCTTCTTCAACTCCATGGGCACCGGCACCGGCACGGACGGCGTGATGGGGACGCCCAGCGTCGGGATGTCGCGCTCCGAGTCGTCCAGGCCCGGCAGCGTCACCCAGCAGCAGCGCTGCCTGGCGGGCTGCAACGCCGACGAGAGGGTGGAGGAGCTCACCGTGAGGAACTGCATCAGCTCTGAGGCCCAGCAGCCTGCTGCCTCTGCCGGTGGGAGCACTAGCAGCAGTGGGGACAGGCCTGCCGTTATGCGGGGCCTCTGGGGTAACTTCACGCGCATGGCCTGGAGGACCGCCGATGCCGCTAGCAGGGAAGCCTTGGCGGTCAGCCGTGGTGACATTGCAAACTTGAGGAATGCTGATCTGGTCAGCAGGGAAAATTTGGCCGTCAGCCTTGGCAACGGCATGGGGTCTCAGCACATTGATGCTTCTGGCAAGGGAATGCCATTTGGCCGCGGCGAAAATGTCAATACGGAGTTCAGTATGTCATTTGgtaatcagcagcagcagcatatCTTGTCTTCACGGCTGAATCAGAGCGAGCAGCATATCTTGTCTTCACGGCTGAATGAGAGCGAGCAGCATGACCTGTCTTCACGGCTGAATCAGAGCGAGCAGCATGTCCTGTCTTCACTGCCGAATCAGAGCGAGCAGCATGTCCTGTCTTCACGGCCGAATCAGAGCGAGCAGCATGTCCTGTCTTCACGGCCGAATCAGAGCGAGCAGCATGTCCTGTCTTCACGGCCGAATCAGAGCGAGCAGCATCTCCCCTCTTCACGGCCGAACCAAAGCGAGCAGCATATCTTTTCTTCACGGCAGAACCAAAGCGAGCAGCATATCATGTCTTCACGGCCGAACCAAAGCGAGCAGCATATCATGTCTTCACGGCAGAATCAAAGTGAGCTGCATATCATGTCTTCACGGCCGAATCAATGTGAGCTGCATATCCCGTCTTCACGGCCGAATCAAAGTGAGCAGCATATCCCGTCTTCACGGCCGAATCAGAGCGAGCAGCATATCCTGTCTTCACGGCCGAATCAAAGCGAGCAGCATATCCTGTCTTCACGGCCGAATCAAAGCGAGCAGCATATCTTGTCTTCACGGCCGAATCAAAGTGAGCAGCATATCCTGTCTTCACGGCCGAATCAAAATGAGCAGCGGTCTGAAAGGGATAATGGTCTGAAAGTGAGTAGCTTCTCAAATAGAATTATCGACCAGATGAGGAGTAAGACTTTGACACCTTCATCTGGGGTTCAGGGTTCCCCCTTTAAGCCTGTATTGAAGGGTAAAAGGGTTACCTACCAAGGTTCACGCGAGGAGATCCAAGTTCAAGCTAATGCAAGACCCAGAGCCCCTATGGATAAGATCCCTAAGATTCCTAGCTCAACACACGATTCTGTGGCCAGATTGGATGGTACACTTTTCAGCAGTGGTGGAAATGTTTCCGAATCTCAGTATGAAGGAACGAGCCTGAGGGAACTAATTAAGCCCGCACGCCAAGCGATGAGCAAGTTTGAGAAAATGCAGTTGTTCAAGCAGATCCTTGATCATGTAGACAAATCCCACGCACAGGGTGTAACCTTACAGCAGTTGCGACCGTCGTATTTTATAATATCATCCCCAAACCAAGTAAGGTATACCGGTTCTTACAGCAAACAAGATTTATCAACCCCAGCCAAACCGGATATGGCCGCAGATGATGTTTTTAACAGAAAACGATGCTTCGATCAGAAAACTTTGCACCAAGAGTGTAATGGCAATGGACATTCAATCCTGAAGTATCAGAAGGTTGGTGAACAAGGTTCTGTTGCCGTCAGGCGACCGATACATCCCTTCCGGACTGACCACAAAGGGGGCAACCAAAGTGAAGGTGCTGATCTAGGTGCTTTAGGACAGGGAAATTCTAGTTGCACCGTCGGAGGTCGTTCTAAGTTTGGCGAACCTTACTATGGCGGTAATGCATCTTATGGCCAACGTTTTCCTAATTATGGCAACCAAGAATCAGTACTTGAATTGAGGATGCTAGAAGATAGCTGGTACAGAAGCCCGGAAGAGCTCAATCAATCGAAAGGCACATTCCCATCCAACATCTACAGCCTTGGGGTTCTTTTATTTGAG CTCTTTTGCTGCTGTGAAACATGGGAGCTGCATTGTGCTGCAATGTCAGATCTTCGCCACCGGATCCTGCCTCCAATTTTTCTTTCAGAAAGTCCCAAGGAGGCTGGCTTCTGCCTTTGGCTATTGCATCCGGATCCTTTTTCTCGACCAAAAGCAAG AGACATTCTAGGATGTGACTTGATAAATGAGGGTCGGGATTTGTCGGTGTTAGATAAGGCGCCAGCTGCTATCAATGAGGAGGACACAGAGTCTGGTTTGTTATTGAATTTTCTGTCTCAACTGAAAGAAGAAAAGGAGATGCATGCTGCCAAGTTATCAGCAGATCTTGCAAGCTTGCAGACTGATATTGTAGAGGCTGAGAGAAGACACTCGTTGAGGATGGGGTTCAGTTTAGGGGACATGGATGTACCAGCAAGTTCTAATGATGTGCCAGGTACTTCATCAAATGTCCTGAGAGGGGCATCGTTGTCAGGTTTGCTAACACCACCAGGCAGGTCAGGCATATACGAGGAGAGGGTGATGAAGAATTTGCAGCAGCTTGAAAATGCATATTACTCCACGAGGTCCACCATTGACACATCTGAGACTAATGTAATTAAGCGTTCCGATAATGATGCTTTGAGGGTCCGTGAAAACTTTAACCACAGTGACGCCGATGCTATGAATGGGCCAACAGACCGCCTTGGATGCTTTTTTGATGGTCTATGCAAATATGCCCGGCATAGTAGGTTTGAAGTACGAGGGATTTTGAAGAATGCTGATATACTTAACTCTCCAAATGTGATCTGCTCTTTGAGTTTTGACCGTGATGAAGAATATTTTGCTGCTGCTGGGGTCTCAAAGAAAATCAAAATATTCGAATTCGATGCTCTTTTAAATGATCGTGTTGATATTCATTATCCTATAGTAGAGATGCCTAGCAAGTCCAAGCTTAGTTGTGTCTGTTGGAACAACTATATAAAGAACTACTTGGCATCAACAGACTATGATGGCACTGTTCAG CTATGGGATGCAAGCACTGGCCAAGGGTTCACACAGTTTACAGAGCATCGGAAAAGAGCTTGGTCTGTGAGTTTCTCAGAGGTGGATCCAACTAGATTGGCAAGTGGGAGTGACGATTGTTGCGTGAAAGTTTGGAATATTAACCAG AAAAATAGCGTGGACACAATCAGAAATGTGGCCAACGTATGCTGTGTACAGTTCTCGCCATACTCCTCTCGTATGTTAGCCTTTGGCTCAGCTGATTACAAGACATACTGTTATGATCTGAGGCATACAAGGATCCCCTGGTGTACCATTTCTGGACATGGGAAAGCTGTCAGCTATGTAAGATTCTTGGATGCAGAAACGCTTATATCTGCGTCAACTGACAATACCTTGAAGATATGGGATCTCAACCGGACTAATCCTAATGGATTATCTACTAATGCTTGCAGTCTGACATTGAGTGGTCATACCAACGAGAAG AATTTTGTAGGCTTATCCGTTCACGATGGATACATAACGTGCGGTTCTGAAAACAATGAA GTATATTCTTACTATAAAAGCTTTCCCATGCCAATAACTTCCCATAAGTTTGGTTCCATTGACCCAATAACCGGACAAGAGACGAATGATGATAATCAGCAGTTTGTGTCGAGCGTTTGCTGGAGAGGAAGGTCAAATATGGTGGTAGCCGCCAACTCTAGTGGGAGCATCAAAGTCCTTGAGCTTGTTTGA